One Siniperca chuatsi isolate FFG_IHB_CAS linkage group LG3, ASM2008510v1, whole genome shotgun sequence genomic region harbors:
- the stim2a gene encoding stromal interaction molecule 2 isoform X2 — MLPLYPLFLLVFPAALFVAAQGSGDLQGFTFPGRSVGFDPTDPCMVVSPPCMSEADRYSLEALRSIHQMMDDDQDGGIEVEESVEFIIEDMKQQQTNKHSNLHREDQHITIEELWRGWKSSEVHNWTQDEVLRWLKDFVELPQYERNFKDFKVNGNTLPRIAANEPSFLSGHLRVQDQRDKQKLNIKALDVVLFGPPTRPPHNYMKDLLLIVSVVMGVGGCWFAQAQNKASKVHIGKMMKDLESLQSAEQSLIDLQEQLERAQEEKRNVAEEKQNLEEKMRDEIMGAQEEAYRLHELRQGAVSELSRLRYAEEELEQVLGALKQAEMDMHASWTASEALQQWLQLTHEVEVQYYNVKKQSAVLQLASAKEEAEKIKKKRSSVLGTLHVAHSSSLDQVDHKILEAKNSLSEVTACLRERLHRWQQIERLCGFPIIRNPGLANLTAQLYSDSVALGLPRVPQPSCSCHSSVHGSIEDLLEESASPVLPQMPVPPLKRSPRTRGSTICRSRRPGTVTQPPVAMISPDPDLLIPIRAPYPCFDEEEGLFLKTLKKQDSQEMFSDTEYMTSPPLSKMFPSPTVDASSQKLYHDETEVLSDSSITKPLSKEVEAVVESPVRKMSIQEHETSVDVSCRKLAKDKVLDNSLETPSLMMSKEESLIEATSRKISRDRSEVPMNVSVRKGLSNELDAEFPARRVERDTIGDLMDTASRNVYRERSDLPLDVRKILWNELEATTDVAPRKLSRDMMGASMDSPSRKMTRDDVERPFDSVSRRITRDSMGMSLDTGSRKLPWNKGECQLDSSVRALAMDKMVEITRTPSRKISRDELEYCTDTASIKMLPREKFEALMDTSSSTEKQEFGLELSTSRRILRDELEMSAGSLRRRIPRMPRDDNDSSTDTPTGKISWDRVGVPMEIPKQSILREELEVSESSSSPGQIGQPDLMVTSQVPWKSSSDVFTAGPLSQLVYDGILEKSCNSMALTPTSLSVSTPNLPQSRLIAVEPPLPPPRIALQSPASARESGDDRHKDKEKSKKSLKLKNLFKKKHESTPEKLQSGLQKL, encoded by the exons ATGCTGCCTCTGTACCCTCTGTTCCTCCTCGTTTTCCCCGCTGCGCTCTTTGTGGCCGCGCAAGGCTCCGGGGACCTCCAGGGGTTCACCTTCCCCGGTAGGAGCGTAGGTTTCGACCCAACAG ACCCCTGCATGGTGGTATCTCCACCATGTATGAGCGAGGCGGATCGCTACAGCCTGGAGGCCCTGCGGAGCATCCATCAGATGATGGACGATGACCAAGATGGAGGGATTGAGGTGGAGGAGAGTGTGGAG TTCATCATTGAAGacatgaagcagcagcagaccaACAAACACAGCAATCTGCACAGAGAAGACCAGCACATAACAATTGAGGAGCTCTGGAGGGGCTGGAAGTCgtctgaag TACATAATTGGACTCAAGATGAGGTGCTTCGCTGGCTGAAAGACTTTGTTGAGTTGCCACAGTATGAGAGGAACTTTAAAGACTTTAAGGTCAATGGAAACACACTTCCCAG GATTGCAGCGAATGAACCTTCATTCCTGAGTGGCCACCTAAGAGTTCAGGaccagagagacaaacagaagcTCAACATCAAAGCTCTGGATGTCGTTCTGTTTGGACCGCCTACAC GTCCCCCTCATAACTACATGAAGGACCTGCTGCTAATTGTATCGGTGGTGATGGGAGTTGGAGGCTGCTGGTTTGCCCAGGCCCAGAACAAAGCCAGTAAAGTCCACATAGGCAAGATGATGAAAGATTTGGAAAGTCTGCAGAGTGCTGAACAGAGCCTCATAGATCTGCAAGAACA ACTGGAGCGAGCCCAGGAAGAAAAACGTAATGTTGCGGAGGAAAAACAGAACCTTGAGGAGAAGATGAGGGATGAGATCATGGGGGCGCAGGAGGAGGCTTACCGCCTGCATGAGCTGAGGCAGGGAGCTGTCAGTGAGCTCAGCCGCCTCCGATATGCAGAGGAAGAGCTGGAGCAG GTCCTTGGAGCACTGAAGCAGGCAGAGATGGACATGCATGCTAGCTGGACTGCCTCAGAGGCCCTCCAGCAGTGGCTGCAGCTGACACATGAGGTAGAGGTCCAGTACTACAATGTCAAGAAGCAGAGTGCAGTACTACAACTTGCCTCTGCCAAGGAAGAG GCAGAGAAGATTAAGAAGAAGAGGAGCTCTGTGCTGGGTACTCTCCATGTCGCCCATAGCTCCTCTCTAGACCAAGTTGACCACAAGATCCTGGAGGCAAA AAATTCCTTGTCTGAAGTAACAGCCTGCTTACGGGAGCGCCTCCATCGCTGGCAGCAAATTGAGCGCCTCTGTGGCTTCCCCATCATTAGGAATCCTGGCCTAGCGAACCTCACTGCTCAGCTCTACTCAGACTCAGTTGCCCTTGGGTTGCCCCGAGTGCCCCAGCCATCTTGTTCATGCCACAGCTCCGTTCATGGATCCATAGAAGATCTGTTAGAAGAGTCTGCTTCTCCAGTCTTACCACAGATGCCAG TTCCACCACTGAAGCGCTCTCCTCGAACAAGGGGATCCACCATATGCCGGTCACGTCGTCCCGGAACCGTCACTCAGCCACCAGTCGCCATGATCTCCCCAGACCCCGACCTTCTCATCCCCATCCGAGCCCCATACCCTTGCTTTGATGAGGAAGAGGGTCTCTTCCTGAAAACTCTGAAGAAACA AGACTCCCAAGAGATGTTTTCAGACACAGAATATATGACTTCACCTCCTCTCAGCAAAATGTTCCCTAGTCCCACTGTTGATGCTTCCTCTCAAAAGCTCTATCATGATGAAACTGAGGTACTTTCAGACAGCTCCATTACAAAGCCTTTGAGTAAAGAAGTAGAAGCTGTTGTTGAATCTCCAGTTCGCAAAATGTCTATACAAGAGCATGAAACTTCTGTAGATGTTTCCTGCAGGAAGCTGGCAAAAGACAAAGTGTTGGATAATTCTTTGGAAACCCCTTCTTTGATGATGTCCAAAGAAGAGTCTTTGATAGAGGCTACATCAAGGAAGATATCCAGAGACAGGAGTGAAGTTCCCATGAATGTTTCAGTTAGAAAGGGGCTTTCCAATGAGTTGGATGCAGAATTTCCAGCCAGGAGAGTAGAGAGAGATACAATAGGGGATTTGATGGACACTGCTTCAAGGAATGTATACAGAGAACGAAGTGATTTACCTCTGGATGTGAGAAAGATTCTTTGGAATGAATTAGAAGCAACAACAGATGTGGCACCTAGGAAGCTATCAAGAGATATGATGGGGGCTTCAATGGACAGTCCCTCAAGAAAGATGACACGAGATGATGTTGAGCGTCCGTTTGACTCAGTATCCAGAAGGATTACAAGAGATTCAATGGGAATGTCCCTAGACACAGGTTCTAGAAAGCTTCCATGGAATAAAGGGGAATGCCAGCTTGATTCCTCTGTGAGGGCATTAGCAATGGACAAAATGGTTGAGATCACTAGAACACCATCAAGAAAGATATCTAGAGATGAGCTGGAGTATTGTACAGATACTGCTTCCATAAAGATGCTACCCAGAGAGAAATTTGAAGCACTTATGGATACTTCGTCCTCTACAGAGAAGCAAGAGTTCGGTTTAGAACTATCAACAAGTAGGAGGATACTGAGAGATGAACTTGAGATGTCTGCTGGTTCTCTCCGAAGGAGAATACCAAGAATGCCAAGAGATGACAATGACAGTTCCACAGACACTCCCACAGGAAAAATCTCCTGGGACAGAGTTGGTGTTCCAATGGAAATACCCAAACAATCAATACTGAGGGAGGAGTTGGAAGTATCTGAATCAAGTTCATCTCCAGGTCAAATTGGACAGCCAGACCTTATGGTAACCTCCCAGGTGCCATGGAAGTCGTCATCAGATGTTTTCACTGCTGGCCCATTGAGCCAGCTTGTTTATGATGGAATCCTTGAGAAGTCCTGCAACTCCATGGCTTTGACCCCAACCAGCCTCTCTGTCTCAACACCCAACCTGCCCCAGAGCAGGCTGATAGCGGTGGAGCCACCATTGCCACCACCAAGGATTGCCTTACAATCTCCTGCATCAGCCCGTGAGAGTGGAGATGACAGGCACAAGGATAAGGAAAAGAGCAAGAAATCGTTAAAGctcaaaaatctttttaaaaagaaacatgagtCAACTCCAGAGAAGCTTCAAAGTGGTCTTCAGAAACTCTGA
- the stim2a gene encoding stromal interaction molecule 2 isoform X3, whose protein sequence is MLPKRHIGNKNLFFLILHDFVKGFYLDIVSSCSSCFVFQSHVPWTPTASVHLWKGLNSDPCMVVSPPCMSEADRYSLEALRSIHQMMDDDQDGGIEVEESVEFIIEDMKQQQTNKHSNLHREDQHITIEELWRGWKSSEVHNWTQDEVLRWLKDFVELPQYERNFKDFKVNGNTLPRIAANEPSFLSGHLRVQDQRDKQKLNIKALDVVLFGPPTRPPHNYMKDLLLIVSVVMGVGGCWFAQAQNKASKVHIGKMMKDLESLQSAEQSLIDLQEQLERAQEEKRNVAEEKQNLEEKMRDEIMGAQEEAYRLHELRQGAVSELSRLRYAEEELEQVLGALKQAEMDMHASWTASEALQQWLQLTHEVEVQYYNVKKQSAVLQLASAKEEAEKIKKKRSSVLGTLHVAHSSSLDQVDHKILEAKNPGLANLTAQLYSDSVALGLPRVPQPSCSCHSSVHGSIEDLLEESASPVLPQMPVPPLKRSPRTRGSTICRSRRPGTVTQPPVAMISPDPDLLIPIRAPYPCFDEEEGLFLKTLKKQDSQEMFSDTEYMTSPPLSKMFPSPTVDASSQKLYHDETEVLSDSSITKPLSKEVEAVVESPVRKMSIQEHETSVDVSCRKLAKDKVLDNSLETPSLMMSKEESLIEATSRKISRDRSEVPMNVSVRKGLSNELDAEFPARRVERDTIGDLMDTASRNVYRERSDLPLDVRKILWNELEATTDVAPRKLSRDMMGASMDSPSRKMTRDDVERPFDSVSRRITRDSMGMSLDTGSRKLPWNKGECQLDSSVRALAMDKMVEITRTPSRKISRDELEYCTDTASIKMLPREKFEALMDTSSSTEKQEFGLELSTSRRILRDELEMSAGSLRRRIPRMPRDDNDSSTDTPTGKISWDRVGVPMEIPKQSILREELEVSESSSSPGQIGQPDLMVTSQVPWKSSSDVFTAGPLSQLVYDGILEKSCNSMALTPTSLSVSTPNLPQSRLIAVEPPLPPPRIALQSPASARESGDDRHKDKEKSKKSLKLKNLFKKKHESTPEKLQSGLQKL, encoded by the exons ATGCTGCCAAAAAGACATATAGGAAACAAGAACCTGTTCTTTCTCATCTTGCATGACTTTGTCAAAGGGTTTTATCTTGATATTGTGAGTAGTTGTTCTAGCTGCTTTGTGTTCCAGTCCCATGTGCCCTGGACTCCAACAGCTTCAGTTCACCTGTGGAAAGGGTTAAACTCAG ACCCCTGCATGGTGGTATCTCCACCATGTATGAGCGAGGCGGATCGCTACAGCCTGGAGGCCCTGCGGAGCATCCATCAGATGATGGACGATGACCAAGATGGAGGGATTGAGGTGGAGGAGAGTGTGGAG TTCATCATTGAAGacatgaagcagcagcagaccaACAAACACAGCAATCTGCACAGAGAAGACCAGCACATAACAATTGAGGAGCTCTGGAGGGGCTGGAAGTCgtctgaag TACATAATTGGACTCAAGATGAGGTGCTTCGCTGGCTGAAAGACTTTGTTGAGTTGCCACAGTATGAGAGGAACTTTAAAGACTTTAAGGTCAATGGAAACACACTTCCCAG GATTGCAGCGAATGAACCTTCATTCCTGAGTGGCCACCTAAGAGTTCAGGaccagagagacaaacagaagcTCAACATCAAAGCTCTGGATGTCGTTCTGTTTGGACCGCCTACAC GTCCCCCTCATAACTACATGAAGGACCTGCTGCTAATTGTATCGGTGGTGATGGGAGTTGGAGGCTGCTGGTTTGCCCAGGCCCAGAACAAAGCCAGTAAAGTCCACATAGGCAAGATGATGAAAGATTTGGAAAGTCTGCAGAGTGCTGAACAGAGCCTCATAGATCTGCAAGAACA ACTGGAGCGAGCCCAGGAAGAAAAACGTAATGTTGCGGAGGAAAAACAGAACCTTGAGGAGAAGATGAGGGATGAGATCATGGGGGCGCAGGAGGAGGCTTACCGCCTGCATGAGCTGAGGCAGGGAGCTGTCAGTGAGCTCAGCCGCCTCCGATATGCAGAGGAAGAGCTGGAGCAG GTCCTTGGAGCACTGAAGCAGGCAGAGATGGACATGCATGCTAGCTGGACTGCCTCAGAGGCCCTCCAGCAGTGGCTGCAGCTGACACATGAGGTAGAGGTCCAGTACTACAATGTCAAGAAGCAGAGTGCAGTACTACAACTTGCCTCTGCCAAGGAAGAG GCAGAGAAGATTAAGAAGAAGAGGAGCTCTGTGCTGGGTACTCTCCATGTCGCCCATAGCTCCTCTCTAGACCAAGTTGACCACAAGATCCTGGAGGCAAA GAATCCTGGCCTAGCGAACCTCACTGCTCAGCTCTACTCAGACTCAGTTGCCCTTGGGTTGCCCCGAGTGCCCCAGCCATCTTGTTCATGCCACAGCTCCGTTCATGGATCCATAGAAGATCTGTTAGAAGAGTCTGCTTCTCCAGTCTTACCACAGATGCCAG TTCCACCACTGAAGCGCTCTCCTCGAACAAGGGGATCCACCATATGCCGGTCACGTCGTCCCGGAACCGTCACTCAGCCACCAGTCGCCATGATCTCCCCAGACCCCGACCTTCTCATCCCCATCCGAGCCCCATACCCTTGCTTTGATGAGGAAGAGGGTCTCTTCCTGAAAACTCTGAAGAAACA AGACTCCCAAGAGATGTTTTCAGACACAGAATATATGACTTCACCTCCTCTCAGCAAAATGTTCCCTAGTCCCACTGTTGATGCTTCCTCTCAAAAGCTCTATCATGATGAAACTGAGGTACTTTCAGACAGCTCCATTACAAAGCCTTTGAGTAAAGAAGTAGAAGCTGTTGTTGAATCTCCAGTTCGCAAAATGTCTATACAAGAGCATGAAACTTCTGTAGATGTTTCCTGCAGGAAGCTGGCAAAAGACAAAGTGTTGGATAATTCTTTGGAAACCCCTTCTTTGATGATGTCCAAAGAAGAGTCTTTGATAGAGGCTACATCAAGGAAGATATCCAGAGACAGGAGTGAAGTTCCCATGAATGTTTCAGTTAGAAAGGGGCTTTCCAATGAGTTGGATGCAGAATTTCCAGCCAGGAGAGTAGAGAGAGATACAATAGGGGATTTGATGGACACTGCTTCAAGGAATGTATACAGAGAACGAAGTGATTTACCTCTGGATGTGAGAAAGATTCTTTGGAATGAATTAGAAGCAACAACAGATGTGGCACCTAGGAAGCTATCAAGAGATATGATGGGGGCTTCAATGGACAGTCCCTCAAGAAAGATGACACGAGATGATGTTGAGCGTCCGTTTGACTCAGTATCCAGAAGGATTACAAGAGATTCAATGGGAATGTCCCTAGACACAGGTTCTAGAAAGCTTCCATGGAATAAAGGGGAATGCCAGCTTGATTCCTCTGTGAGGGCATTAGCAATGGACAAAATGGTTGAGATCACTAGAACACCATCAAGAAAGATATCTAGAGATGAGCTGGAGTATTGTACAGATACTGCTTCCATAAAGATGCTACCCAGAGAGAAATTTGAAGCACTTATGGATACTTCGTCCTCTACAGAGAAGCAAGAGTTCGGTTTAGAACTATCAACAAGTAGGAGGATACTGAGAGATGAACTTGAGATGTCTGCTGGTTCTCTCCGAAGGAGAATACCAAGAATGCCAAGAGATGACAATGACAGTTCCACAGACACTCCCACAGGAAAAATCTCCTGGGACAGAGTTGGTGTTCCAATGGAAATACCCAAACAATCAATACTGAGGGAGGAGTTGGAAGTATCTGAATCAAGTTCATCTCCAGGTCAAATTGGACAGCCAGACCTTATGGTAACCTCCCAGGTGCCATGGAAGTCGTCATCAGATGTTTTCACTGCTGGCCCATTGAGCCAGCTTGTTTATGATGGAATCCTTGAGAAGTCCTGCAACTCCATGGCTTTGACCCCAACCAGCCTCTCTGTCTCAACACCCAACCTGCCCCAGAGCAGGCTGATAGCGGTGGAGCCACCATTGCCACCACCAAGGATTGCCTTACAATCTCCTGCATCAGCCCGTGAGAGTGGAGATGACAGGCACAAGGATAAGGAAAAGAGCAAGAAATCGTTAAAGctcaaaaatctttttaaaaagaaacatgagtCAACTCCAGAGAAGCTTCAAAGTGGTCTTCAGAAACTCTGA
- the stim2a gene encoding stromal interaction molecule 2 isoform X1, protein MLPKRHIGNKNLFFLILHDFVKGFYLDIVSSCSSCFVFQSHVPWTPTASVHLWKGLNSDPCMVVSPPCMSEADRYSLEALRSIHQMMDDDQDGGIEVEESVEFIIEDMKQQQTNKHSNLHREDQHITIEELWRGWKSSEVHNWTQDEVLRWLKDFVELPQYERNFKDFKVNGNTLPRIAANEPSFLSGHLRVQDQRDKQKLNIKALDVVLFGPPTRPPHNYMKDLLLIVSVVMGVGGCWFAQAQNKASKVHIGKMMKDLESLQSAEQSLIDLQEQLERAQEEKRNVAEEKQNLEEKMRDEIMGAQEEAYRLHELRQGAVSELSRLRYAEEELEQVLGALKQAEMDMHASWTASEALQQWLQLTHEVEVQYYNVKKQSAVLQLASAKEEAEKIKKKRSSVLGTLHVAHSSSLDQVDHKILEAKNSLSEVTACLRERLHRWQQIERLCGFPIIRNPGLANLTAQLYSDSVALGLPRVPQPSCSCHSSVHGSIEDLLEESASPVLPQMPVPPLKRSPRTRGSTICRSRRPGTVTQPPVAMISPDPDLLIPIRAPYPCFDEEEGLFLKTLKKQDSQEMFSDTEYMTSPPLSKMFPSPTVDASSQKLYHDETEVLSDSSITKPLSKEVEAVVESPVRKMSIQEHETSVDVSCRKLAKDKVLDNSLETPSLMMSKEESLIEATSRKISRDRSEVPMNVSVRKGLSNELDAEFPARRVERDTIGDLMDTASRNVYRERSDLPLDVRKILWNELEATTDVAPRKLSRDMMGASMDSPSRKMTRDDVERPFDSVSRRITRDSMGMSLDTGSRKLPWNKGECQLDSSVRALAMDKMVEITRTPSRKISRDELEYCTDTASIKMLPREKFEALMDTSSSTEKQEFGLELSTSRRILRDELEMSAGSLRRRIPRMPRDDNDSSTDTPTGKISWDRVGVPMEIPKQSILREELEVSESSSSPGQIGQPDLMVTSQVPWKSSSDVFTAGPLSQLVYDGILEKSCNSMALTPTSLSVSTPNLPQSRLIAVEPPLPPPRIALQSPASARESGDDRHKDKEKSKKSLKLKNLFKKKHESTPEKLQSGLQKL, encoded by the exons ATGCTGCCAAAAAGACATATAGGAAACAAGAACCTGTTCTTTCTCATCTTGCATGACTTTGTCAAAGGGTTTTATCTTGATATTGTGAGTAGTTGTTCTAGCTGCTTTGTGTTCCAGTCCCATGTGCCCTGGACTCCAACAGCTTCAGTTCACCTGTGGAAAGGGTTAAACTCAG ACCCCTGCATGGTGGTATCTCCACCATGTATGAGCGAGGCGGATCGCTACAGCCTGGAGGCCCTGCGGAGCATCCATCAGATGATGGACGATGACCAAGATGGAGGGATTGAGGTGGAGGAGAGTGTGGAG TTCATCATTGAAGacatgaagcagcagcagaccaACAAACACAGCAATCTGCACAGAGAAGACCAGCACATAACAATTGAGGAGCTCTGGAGGGGCTGGAAGTCgtctgaag TACATAATTGGACTCAAGATGAGGTGCTTCGCTGGCTGAAAGACTTTGTTGAGTTGCCACAGTATGAGAGGAACTTTAAAGACTTTAAGGTCAATGGAAACACACTTCCCAG GATTGCAGCGAATGAACCTTCATTCCTGAGTGGCCACCTAAGAGTTCAGGaccagagagacaaacagaagcTCAACATCAAAGCTCTGGATGTCGTTCTGTTTGGACCGCCTACAC GTCCCCCTCATAACTACATGAAGGACCTGCTGCTAATTGTATCGGTGGTGATGGGAGTTGGAGGCTGCTGGTTTGCCCAGGCCCAGAACAAAGCCAGTAAAGTCCACATAGGCAAGATGATGAAAGATTTGGAAAGTCTGCAGAGTGCTGAACAGAGCCTCATAGATCTGCAAGAACA ACTGGAGCGAGCCCAGGAAGAAAAACGTAATGTTGCGGAGGAAAAACAGAACCTTGAGGAGAAGATGAGGGATGAGATCATGGGGGCGCAGGAGGAGGCTTACCGCCTGCATGAGCTGAGGCAGGGAGCTGTCAGTGAGCTCAGCCGCCTCCGATATGCAGAGGAAGAGCTGGAGCAG GTCCTTGGAGCACTGAAGCAGGCAGAGATGGACATGCATGCTAGCTGGACTGCCTCAGAGGCCCTCCAGCAGTGGCTGCAGCTGACACATGAGGTAGAGGTCCAGTACTACAATGTCAAGAAGCAGAGTGCAGTACTACAACTTGCCTCTGCCAAGGAAGAG GCAGAGAAGATTAAGAAGAAGAGGAGCTCTGTGCTGGGTACTCTCCATGTCGCCCATAGCTCCTCTCTAGACCAAGTTGACCACAAGATCCTGGAGGCAAA AAATTCCTTGTCTGAAGTAACAGCCTGCTTACGGGAGCGCCTCCATCGCTGGCAGCAAATTGAGCGCCTCTGTGGCTTCCCCATCATTAGGAATCCTGGCCTAGCGAACCTCACTGCTCAGCTCTACTCAGACTCAGTTGCCCTTGGGTTGCCCCGAGTGCCCCAGCCATCTTGTTCATGCCACAGCTCCGTTCATGGATCCATAGAAGATCTGTTAGAAGAGTCTGCTTCTCCAGTCTTACCACAGATGCCAG TTCCACCACTGAAGCGCTCTCCTCGAACAAGGGGATCCACCATATGCCGGTCACGTCGTCCCGGAACCGTCACTCAGCCACCAGTCGCCATGATCTCCCCAGACCCCGACCTTCTCATCCCCATCCGAGCCCCATACCCTTGCTTTGATGAGGAAGAGGGTCTCTTCCTGAAAACTCTGAAGAAACA AGACTCCCAAGAGATGTTTTCAGACACAGAATATATGACTTCACCTCCTCTCAGCAAAATGTTCCCTAGTCCCACTGTTGATGCTTCCTCTCAAAAGCTCTATCATGATGAAACTGAGGTACTTTCAGACAGCTCCATTACAAAGCCTTTGAGTAAAGAAGTAGAAGCTGTTGTTGAATCTCCAGTTCGCAAAATGTCTATACAAGAGCATGAAACTTCTGTAGATGTTTCCTGCAGGAAGCTGGCAAAAGACAAAGTGTTGGATAATTCTTTGGAAACCCCTTCTTTGATGATGTCCAAAGAAGAGTCTTTGATAGAGGCTACATCAAGGAAGATATCCAGAGACAGGAGTGAAGTTCCCATGAATGTTTCAGTTAGAAAGGGGCTTTCCAATGAGTTGGATGCAGAATTTCCAGCCAGGAGAGTAGAGAGAGATACAATAGGGGATTTGATGGACACTGCTTCAAGGAATGTATACAGAGAACGAAGTGATTTACCTCTGGATGTGAGAAAGATTCTTTGGAATGAATTAGAAGCAACAACAGATGTGGCACCTAGGAAGCTATCAAGAGATATGATGGGGGCTTCAATGGACAGTCCCTCAAGAAAGATGACACGAGATGATGTTGAGCGTCCGTTTGACTCAGTATCCAGAAGGATTACAAGAGATTCAATGGGAATGTCCCTAGACACAGGTTCTAGAAAGCTTCCATGGAATAAAGGGGAATGCCAGCTTGATTCCTCTGTGAGGGCATTAGCAATGGACAAAATGGTTGAGATCACTAGAACACCATCAAGAAAGATATCTAGAGATGAGCTGGAGTATTGTACAGATACTGCTTCCATAAAGATGCTACCCAGAGAGAAATTTGAAGCACTTATGGATACTTCGTCCTCTACAGAGAAGCAAGAGTTCGGTTTAGAACTATCAACAAGTAGGAGGATACTGAGAGATGAACTTGAGATGTCTGCTGGTTCTCTCCGAAGGAGAATACCAAGAATGCCAAGAGATGACAATGACAGTTCCACAGACACTCCCACAGGAAAAATCTCCTGGGACAGAGTTGGTGTTCCAATGGAAATACCCAAACAATCAATACTGAGGGAGGAGTTGGAAGTATCTGAATCAAGTTCATCTCCAGGTCAAATTGGACAGCCAGACCTTATGGTAACCTCCCAGGTGCCATGGAAGTCGTCATCAGATGTTTTCACTGCTGGCCCATTGAGCCAGCTTGTTTATGATGGAATCCTTGAGAAGTCCTGCAACTCCATGGCTTTGACCCCAACCAGCCTCTCTGTCTCAACACCCAACCTGCCCCAGAGCAGGCTGATAGCGGTGGAGCCACCATTGCCACCACCAAGGATTGCCTTACAATCTCCTGCATCAGCCCGTGAGAGTGGAGATGACAGGCACAAGGATAAGGAAAAGAGCAAGAAATCGTTAAAGctcaaaaatctttttaaaaagaaacatgagtCAACTCCAGAGAAGCTTCAAAGTGGTCTTCAGAAACTCTGA